The Zea mays subsp. mays mitochondrion, complete genome genome contains a region encoding:
- the orf117-b gene encoding hypothetical protein: MENNILLSSFETSVLLCAICTIILVGTATCRRLRGEQTSLGKRPREDEILDLPQKRIWKRGSHHPPVNPEAPQIEGVPEAPQLEAGTPVASPVQVEEVKQEGHQKCRDIIGIQDESR, from the coding sequence ATGGAGAACAATATTTTACTTAGTTCATTTGAAACGTCAGTACTACTCTGTGCTATTTGTACTATTATTTTAGTAGGCACGGCCACGTGCAGAAGATTAAGGGGGGAACAGACCTCACTTGGTAAACGACCGAGGGAAGATGAAATTCTTGACTTACCCCAAAAGCGAATTTGGAAACGGGGGAGTCATCATCCTCCGGTCAACCCGGAAGCCCCACAAATCGAGGGGGTCCCGGAAGCCCCTCAACTAGAGGCGGGGACTCCAGTGGCTTCCCCCGTCCAAGTAGAAGAAGTGAAGCAAGAAGGACACCAGAAATGCAGGGACATAATTGGAATTCAAGATGAATCACGGTAA
- the orf106-b gene encoding hypothetical protein, with protein sequence MGVFVHLLLRNPRTDEQKLKQRNRTILSIYDNLIADNITLLFLILFYITVTLPGRKSDTVTSQGRMPGTRRVVVQFPFRRLQKRRRRAPYPSLSFHFRNKHFVKLF encoded by the coding sequence ATGGGAGTCTTTGTGCATCTTCTTCTTCGTAACCCAAGGACCGACGAACAGAAATTGAAACAACGCAACCGTACTATACTATCTATTTACGATAATTTGATTGCTGACAACATCACGCTTCTCTTTCTTATTCTTTTTTATATAACTGTCACTTTACCGGGCCGGAAAAGTGACACCGTCACGTCTCAGGGTCGTATGCCTGGAACAAGAAGGGTCGTCGTACAATTTCCATTTCGGCGATTACAAAAAAGAAGGAGGCGAGCTCCCTATCCCTCTTTGTCTTTCCACTTCCGGAACAAACACTTCGTAAAATTATTTTGA
- the rpl16 gene encoding ribosomal protein L16-like produces MEKHLVMYLTRKSIMLLRKYLLVTEFQVSKCGSHIVKIRRDVLYPKRTKYSKYSKCRCSRGREPDGTQLGFGRYGTKSSRAGRLSYRAIEAARRATIGQFRRAMSGQFRRNCKIWVRVLADLPITGKPAEVRMGRGKGNPTGWIARVSTGQIPFEMDGVSLSNARQAARLAAHKPCSSTKFVQWS; encoded by the coding sequence ATGGAAAAACATCTTGTAATGTATTTAACCAGAAAATCGATTATGCTCCTGCGGAAGTATCTACTCGTGACGGAATTTCAGGTGTCAAAGTGCGGATCTCATATAGTCAAAATAAGAAGGGACGTGCTATATCCGAAACGTACGAAATATAGTAAATATAGTAAATGCAGATGTAGTAGGGGTCGCGAACCGGATGGTACACAACTTGGTTTTGGAAGATATGGCACCAAAAGTAGTAGAGCTGGTCGTCTTTCATATCGAGCCATTGAAGCAGCGCGTCGGGCTACAATCGGACAATTCCGTCGTGCTATGAGCGGACAATTCCGAAGAAATTGTAAGATATGGGTAAGAGTTCTCGCAGATCTTCCTATTACGGGGAAACCCGCAGAAGTTCGAATGGGAAGAGGAAAAGGAAATCCTACGGGTTGGATTGCTCGTGTGTCCACGGGACAAATCCCATTTGAAATGGATGGTGTGAGTTTGTCAAATGCTCGACAAGCCGCTAGATTAGCGGCGCATAAACCATGTTCGTCAACCAAGTTTGTTCAGTGGTCGTAA
- the rps3 gene encoding ribosomal protein S3 — protein sequence MARKGNPISVRLDLNRSSDPSRFSDYYYGKSLYQDVNLRSYFSSIRPPTRLTFGFRLGRCIILHFPKRTFIHFFLPRRPLRLKRRDKSRPGKDKGRWWAFGKVGPIGCLHSSEGTEEERNEVRGRGAGKRVESIDREKQNEIRIWPKKMQRYGYHDRSPSRKKNFSKSLRVSGAFKHPKYAGVVNDIAFLIENDDSFIKTKLFKFFFLPKKSRSDGPTSHLLKRTLPAVRPSLNYSVMQYFFNTKNKMHFDPVVVLNHFVAPGVAEPSTMGGAKGGSLDKRIRSRIAFFVESSTSDKKCLARAKKRLIHFIRQANDLRFAGTTKTTISLFPFFGATFFFSRDGVGVYNNPFYEYAREQLLGQLRIKCRNLMGKDKVMELIEKFIDLGRIGKLIKGIEMMIEIILRKRRIPYGYNSYLNEVQKMRSFLSNRTNTNTLIESVKIKSVYQSASLIAQDISFQLRNNPISFRSIFSKIVKDIPLIMPKGVEGIRICCSGRLGGAEIARTECGKYGKTSCNVFNQKIDYAPAEVSTRDGISGVKVRISYSQNKKGRAISETYEI from the exons ATGGCACGAAAAGGAAATCCAATTTCGGTAAGACTTGATCTGAATCGTAGTTCAGATCCAAGTCGGTTCAGTGA TTATTATTATGGTAAATCATTGTATCAAGATGTCAATCTTAGATCTTATTTCAGTTCGATACGTCCACCTACGAGACTCACCTTTGGCTTTCGTCTCGGTAGGTGTATTATTCTACATTTTCCCAAAAGGACATTCATTCATTTCTTTCTTCCCCGTCGACCACTACGACTAAAACGACGCGACAAATCAAGACCCGGAAAGGATAAGGGCCGGTGGTGGGCATTTGGGAAAGTCGGGCCGATCGGGTGTCTTCATTCAAGCGAGGGTACAGAGGAAGAACGAAACGAAGTGAGAGGCCGGGGGGCAGGGAAAAGAGTCGAGTCGATCGACCGGGAGAAGCAAAACGAAATCAGGATTTGGCCGAAAAAGATGCAACGTTATGGATACCATGACCGATCACCATCGAGAAAGAAGAATTTTTCTAAATCACTTCGGGTGAGCGGGGCCTTCAAGCATCCGAAATACGCCGGGGTTGTAAATGACATAGCCTTCCTGATAGAAAATGACGACTCCTTCATAAAAACAAAGTTATTCAAGTTCTTTTTTTTACCAAAGAAGTCCCGCTCTGACGGCCCGACGAGTCATCTACTAAAAAGGACCCTCCCCGCTGTGCGCCCCTCCTTGAATTATTCGGTCATGCAATACTTTTTTAATACAAAGAACAAAATGCATTTCGACCCCGTCGTAGTTCTCAATCATTTCGTGGCACCGGGTGTGGCTGAACCATCTACGATGGGGGGAGCGAAGGGAGGAAGCTTAGATAAGAGAATACGCTCTCGCATCGCTTTTTTTGTAGAAAGCTCGACCAGCGATAAAAAGTGTTTGGCCCGAGCCAAAAAGAGGTTGATCCACTTCATTCGCCAAGCGAATGATCTTCGCTTCGCGGGAACAACAAAAACCACCATCTCGCTCTTTCCTTTCTTCGGTGCTACCTTTTTTTTTTCAAGGGATGGGGTTGGGGTGTATAATAACCCATTTTATGAGTATGCCCGGGAACAACTCCTAGGTCAATTAAGGATCAAATGTAGGAACCTCATGGGTAAGGATAAGGTAATGGAATTGATAGAGAAATTCATAGACCTAGGTAGGATAGGCAAATTGATAAAGGGAATAGAGATGATGATAGAGATCATACTGAGAAAGAGGAGAATTCCGTACGGGTACAACTCTTATTTGAACGAAGTGCAAAAAATGCGATCTTTTTTGTCTAATAGAACAAACACTAATACCTTAATTGAGTCGGTAAAGATCAAATCAGTTTATCAAAGTGCTTCTCTGATTGCTCAAGACATCTCTTTTCAACTGAGGAACAATCCAATCTCATTTCGTTCCATTTTTAGTAAAATAGTTAAGGATATTCCATTAATAATGCCAAAAGGGGTGGAGGGGATACGTATTTGTTGTTCTGGTCGATTAGGGGGTGCGGAAATAGCTAGAACTGAATGCGGAAAGTATGGAAAAACATCTTGTAATGTATTTAACCAGAAAATCGATTATGCTCCTGCGGAAGTATCTACTCGTGACGGAATTTCAGGTGTCAAAGTGCGGATCTCATATAGTCAAAATAAGAAGGGACGTGCTATATCCGAAACGTACGAAATATAG
- the rps3 gene encoding ribosomal protein S3 — protein MARKGNPISVRLDLNRSSDPSRFSDYYYGKSLYQDVNLRSYFSSIRPPTRLTFGFRLGRCIILHFPKRTFIHFFLPRRPLRLKRRDKSRPGKDKGRWWAFGKVGPIGCLHSSEGTEEERNEVRGRGAGKRVESIDREKQNEIRIWPKKMQRYGYHDRSPSRKKNFSKSLRVSGAFKHPKYAGVVNDIAFLIENDDSFIKTKLFKFFFLPKKSRSDGPTSHLLKRTLPAVRPSLNYSVMQYFFNTKNKMHFDPVVVLNHFVAPGVAEPSTMGGAKGGSLDKRIRSRIAFFVESSTSDKKCLARAKKRLIHFIRQANDLRFAGTTKTTISLFPFFGATFFFSRDGVGVYNNPFYEYAREQLLGQLRIKCRNLMGKDKVMELIEKFIDLGRIGKLIKGIEMMIEIILRKRRIPYGYNSYLNEVQKMRSFLSNRTNTNTLIESVKIKSVYQSASLIAQDISFQLRNNPISFRSIFSKIVKDIPLIMPKGVEGIRICCSGRLGGAEIARTECGKYGKTSCNVFNQKIDYAPAEVSTRDGISGVKVRISYSQNKKGRAISETYEI, from the coding sequence TTATTATTATGGTAAATCATTGTATCAAGATGTCAATCTTAGATCTTATTTCAGTTCGATACGTCCACCTACGAGACTCACCTTTGGCTTTCGTCTCGGTAGGTGTATTATTCTACATTTTCCCAAAAGGACATTCATTCATTTCTTTCTTCCCCGTCGACCACTACGACTAAAACGACGCGACAAATCAAGACCCGGAAAGGATAAGGGCCGGTGGTGGGCATTTGGGAAAGTCGGGCCGATCGGGTGTCTTCATTCAAGCGAGGGTACAGAGGAAGAACGAAACGAAGTGAGAGGCCGGGGGGCAGGGAAAAGAGTCGAGTCGATCGACCGGGAGAAGCAAAACGAAATCAGGATTTGGCCGAAAAAGATGCAACGTTATGGATACCATGACCGATCACCATCGAGAAAGAAGAATTTTTCTAAATCACTTCGGGTGAGCGGGGCCTTCAAGCATCCGAAATACGCCGGGGTTGTAAATGACATAGCCTTCCTGATAGAAAATGACGACTCCTTCATAAAAACAAAGTTATTCAAGTTCTTTTTTTTACCAAAGAAGTCCCGCTCTGACGGCCCGACGAGTCATCTACTAAAAAGGACCCTCCCCGCTGTGCGCCCCTCCTTGAATTATTCGGTCATGCAATACTTTTTTAATACAAAGAACAAAATGCATTTCGACCCCGTCGTAGTTCTCAATCATTTCGTGGCACCGGGTGTGGCTGAACCATCTACGATGGGGGGAGCGAAGGGAGGAAGCTTAGATAAGAGAATACGCTCTCGCATCGCTTTTTTTGTAGAAAGCTCGACCAGCGATAAAAAGTGTTTGGCCCGAGCCAAAAAGAGGTTGATCCACTTCATTCGCCAAGCGAATGATCTTCGCTTCGCGGGAACAACAAAAACCACCATCTCGCTCTTTCCTTTCTTCGGTGCTACCTTTTTTTTTTCAAGGGATGGGGTTGGGGTGTATAATAACCCATTTTATGAGTATGCCCGGGAACAACTCCTAGGTCAATTAAGGATCAAATGTAGGAACCTCATGGGTAAGGATAAGGTAATGGAATTGATAGAGAAATTCATAGACCTAGGTAGGATAGGCAAATTGATAAAGGGAATAGAGATGATGATAGAGATCATACTGAGAAAGAGGAGAATTCCGTACGGGTACAACTCTTATTTGAACGAAGTGCAAAAAATGCGATCTTTTTTGTCTAATAGAACAAACACTAATACCTTAATTGAGTCGGTAAAGATCAAATCAGTTTATCAAAGTGCTTCTCTGATTGCTCAAGACATCTCTTTTCAACTGAGGAACAATCCAATCTCATTTCGTTCCATTTTTAGTAAAATAGTTAAGGATATTCCATTAATAATGCCAAAAGGGGTGGAGGGGATACGTATTTGTTGTTCTGGTCGATTAGGGGGTGCGGAAATAGCTAGAACTGAATGCGGAAAGTATGGAAAAACATCTTGTAATGTATTTAACCAGAAAATCGATTATGCTCCTGCGGAAGTATCTACTCGTGACGGAATTTCAGGTGTCAAAGTGCGGATCTCATATAGTCAAAATAAGAAGGGACGTGCTATATCCGAAACGTACGAAATATAG
- the orf109-a gene encoding hypothetical protein: MSITHLRLVRTEGQCPPRRAHQRSNCYLIGRFAFVQGPRCWNRRLSFSSKRPTPEGRPRSIGKTLRKKNVSPRPRPAGPPPFFARRPPSSLFFEIWIESRFGAGEAWIR, translated from the coding sequence ATGTCGATTACACACCTGAGGTTGGTAAGAACTGAGGGACAATGCCCCCCTCGCAGGGCCCATCAGCGAAGCAACTGCTACTTAATCGGGCGGTTTGCTTTCGTGCAAGGCCCCCGCTGCTGGAACAGGCGGTTGTCATTTTCAAGTAAACGCCCCACCCCAGAAGGACGCCCTCGCTCTATTGGCAAAACGCTTCGAAAGAAGAACGTATCGCCAAGGCCCCGACCGGCCGGCCCGCCCCCTTTCTTTGCCCGCCGGCCGCCTAGCTCGTTATTCTTTGAGATCTGGATAGAGTCTCGCTTCGGGGCGGGGGAAGCATGGATTCGATAG
- the orf126-b2 gene encoding hypothetical protein produces MLPPFCRLSFCLWGSTHIMIELQCAGFVTTTDACCGLGKYGGLFYSCVFFHGWRAATHRAMSGAIHLTNSTFLLRVCSQKSCSVIWYVYINLLFTLLQWDSDMIQSTFLYLLMACTVKKSPADGSC; encoded by the coding sequence ATGCTCCCACCTTTTTGTAGACTCAGCTTCTGCCTCTGGGGAAGCACTCACATTATGATCGAATTACAATGTGCAGGTTTTGTGACCACCACTGATGCTTGCTGTGGGCTGGGCAAGTATGGAGGCCTATTCTATTCATGTGTGTTCTTCCACGGATGGCGTGCTGCGACGCATCGAGCCATGTCGGGTGCAATTCATCTAACTAACTCCACCTTCCTCCTACGGGTCTGCAGTCAAAAGAGTTGTTCAGTCATATGGTATGTATACATAAATCTGCTTTTCACTCTTCTGCAATGGGATTCGGACATGATCCAATCGACCTTCCTCTACTTGTTGATGGCCTGTACTGTAAAGAAGAGCCCAGCGGATGGAAGCTGTTGA
- the orf115-c2 gene encoding hypothetical protein, producing the protein MRSMYPRLRLLCSWSRFFSSLRQKERKRRGRKDHTQYESKHKPNENRCSEKEGTVLPFWSQGSLWPICQYVVHSLTSKIAYNGCHVPAISEKVEGPFRDSKSCLVLNSACKERSR; encoded by the coding sequence ATGCGGTCCATGTACCCTCGCCTGCGGCTCCTGTGCTCATGGTCCCGTTTTTTCTCTTCGCTTCGCCAAAAAGAAAGGAAGAGAAGAGGTCGGAAAGATCACACACAGTACGAAAGCAAGCATAAACCAAACGAAAACCGATGTAGCGAGAAAGAGGGCACCGTCCTTCCTTTTTGGAGCCAAGGGAGCCTTTGGCCTATCTGTCAGTATGTTGTGCATTCTCTCACTTCCAAAATAGCATATAATGGATGTCATGTACCAGCTATCTCTGAAAAGGTAGAAGGGCCCTTTAGGGACAGCAAGAGTTGCTTAGTGCTCAATAGTGCTTGCAAAGAACGTTCAAGATAG